The proteins below come from a single Deltaproteobacteria bacterium genomic window:
- a CDS encoding response regulator: MIDDSLTVRAAARRELEGDNYRVIETDNPIAVPYIVWKERPDLLLLDVNMPAMNGDQVAKLMGLETRKQVIILLYSSLGLTELRRLARLCGADGSIQKTGRPGELVEALRKWVE, translated from the coding sequence TTGATCGACGACAGCCTGACGGTCCGCGCCGCGGCCCGCCGGGAGCTCGAGGGCGACAACTACCGGGTCATCGAGACCGACAACCCCATCGCCGTGCCCTACATCGTCTGGAAGGAGCGGCCCGATCTGCTCCTCCTGGACGTGAACATGCCGGCGATGAACGGGGATCAGGTCGCCAAGCTGATGGGCCTCGAGACCCGCAAGCAGGTGATCATCCTCCTCTATTCGTCCCTCGGCCTCACCGAGCTGCGGCGCCTGGCCCGGCTCTGCGGCGCCGACGGCAGCATCCAGAAGACCGGCCGCCCGGGTGAGCTCGTGGAGGCCCTGAGGAAGTGGGTCGAGTGA
- a CDS encoding chemotaxis protein CheW yields the protein MSPPSATFEALVFQLGEELAAFPLAAVQEVVPIATTVELPESPAWVVGVMDVRGELVPVLDVWSRIHQRERALELSDQVIVCESGTRRVGLLVQDVHQVQTIVPERLIADPGSVEAAAYLLGAYPAAEGSLLVLDVDRLVQRSDLPEEPEA from the coding sequence GTGAGCCCACCCTCCGCGACCTTCGAGGCGCTGGTCTTTCAGCTCGGCGAGGAGCTCGCGGCCTTTCCCCTGGCGGCGGTGCAGGAGGTCGTCCCGATCGCGACGACGGTCGAGCTCCCCGAGAGCCCCGCGTGGGTGGTCGGCGTGATGGACGTCCGGGGTGAGCTGGTGCCGGTGCTCGACGTCTGGAGCCGCATCCACCAGCGCGAGCGAGCGCTGGAGCTCTCCGATCAGGTGATCGTCTGCGAGAGCGGGACCCGCCGGGTCGGCCTGCTGGTGCAGGACGTCCACCAGGTGCAGACGATCGTGCCCGAGCGGCTGATCGCCGACCCGGGATCGGTGGAGGCCGCCGCCTACCTCCTGGGCGCCTACCCGGCCGCCGAGGGCTCCCTGCTCGTCCTCGACGTGGACCGCCTGGTGCAGCGCTCCGACCTGCCCGAGGAGCCGGAGGCATGA
- the selB gene encoding selenocysteine-specific translation elongation factor encodes MEDRLGARIVIGTAGHIDHGKSSLVEALTGTDPDRLAQEKARGITLELGFAHLDLGEGLEAGVVDVPGHERFVRTMVAGAGGIDLVVLVVAMDEGVMPQTREHLDVCSLLGIERGVIALTKADLAGNLDPDWEALVRADVEEAVAGTFLEGAPVVRVSARSGEGLEALVDTLRSLAREVGGRRDDGPLFLPIDRVFTLAGFGTVITGTLRTGRVRVGDTVEVLPRQKQPRQVRVRGIQVHGAAAEEARAGQRTALNLAGIETAALSRGEVVAEPDAPATGHLLDARVRLLATAGGPLKQRARLHFHIGTAQASAEVVLLERPGLEPGTSQLAQVQLDRPVAVLPGQPFILRGSRILEGRGRTVGGGQVLAVAGFRRRPSRPEHARWLARLADPRLEQRTEALIHAAGPAGIAEALLPYQAGEGRREITKVVERLLSTGAVIVAEPDPRKLAHREALEELAARVHERLEAHQQQDQTGLGLPLAELQSSLPGPPPPRLFRRLIDLLREDEAYRVEGGDRIALAGGGARQEDLEARQAAILASLEEAGLAPPRLGELAARLDLPEDQLAAVLSRLTAEGKLVRVRRDLHFATRAIEALEEELVAHLDEHGEITTAEFKAMTGTTRKHAIPLAEHFDNAKVTLRKGEVRVRRGRRPGGDP; translated from the coding sequence ATGGAGGATCGCTTGGGCGCCCGGATCGTCATCGGAACCGCCGGTCACATCGATCACGGCAAGTCGTCGCTGGTCGAGGCGCTGACCGGGACCGACCCCGACCGGCTGGCCCAGGAGAAGGCCCGCGGGATCACCCTCGAGCTGGGCTTCGCCCACCTCGACCTGGGGGAGGGCCTCGAGGCCGGCGTCGTCGACGTGCCGGGGCACGAGCGCTTCGTCCGGACGATGGTGGCGGGGGCCGGCGGCATCGACCTGGTGGTCCTGGTGGTGGCGATGGACGAGGGGGTCATGCCCCAGACCCGGGAGCACCTCGACGTCTGCTCGCTCCTGGGCATCGAGCGGGGGGTGATCGCGCTGACCAAGGCCGACCTGGCCGGGAACCTCGACCCCGACTGGGAGGCCCTGGTGCGCGCCGACGTCGAGGAGGCCGTGGCCGGCACCTTCCTCGAGGGGGCGCCGGTGGTGAGGGTCTCGGCCCGCAGCGGCGAGGGCCTCGAGGCGCTCGTGGACACCCTGCGCTCGCTCGCCCGCGAGGTCGGCGGCCGGCGGGACGACGGCCCCCTCTTCCTGCCCATCGATCGGGTCTTCACCCTCGCGGGCTTCGGCACGGTGATCACCGGCACCCTGCGGACCGGCCGGGTGCGGGTCGGCGACACCGTGGAGGTCCTCCCCCGCCAGAAGCAGCCCCGGCAGGTGCGGGTGCGGGGCATCCAGGTCCACGGCGCGGCCGCCGAGGAGGCCCGGGCGGGGCAGCGCACCGCCCTGAACCTGGCCGGCATCGAGACCGCCGCCCTCTCGCGCGGCGAGGTGGTCGCCGAGCCGGACGCACCGGCGACCGGGCACCTCCTGGACGCCCGGGTGCGGCTCCTCGCCACCGCCGGGGGGCCCCTGAAGCAGCGAGCCCGCCTCCACTTCCACATCGGCACGGCGCAGGCGAGCGCCGAGGTCGTCCTCCTCGAGCGCCCAGGCCTCGAGCCGGGCACCAGCCAGCTGGCCCAGGTGCAGCTCGATCGCCCGGTGGCGGTCCTGCCGGGGCAACCCTTCATCCTCCGGGGCAGCCGCATCCTCGAGGGCCGCGGCCGCACCGTCGGCGGCGGCCAGGTGCTCGCCGTGGCGGGCTTCCGCCGCCGGCCCTCCCGCCCCGAGCACGCGCGCTGGCTGGCTCGCCTCGCGGATCCCCGCCTGGAGCAGCGCACCGAGGCCCTCATCCACGCCGCGGGCCCGGCGGGCATCGCCGAGGCGCTCCTGCCCTACCAGGCCGGTGAGGGGCGCCGCGAGATCACCAAGGTGGTCGAGCGCCTGCTCTCCACCGGCGCGGTGATCGTCGCCGAGCCCGACCCCCGCAAGCTCGCCCACCGGGAGGCCCTCGAGGAGCTCGCCGCGCGGGTGCACGAGCGCCTCGAGGCCCACCAGCAGCAGGACCAGACCGGCCTCGGCCTGCCCCTGGCCGAGCTGCAGAGCTCCCTGCCCGGCCCGCCTCCGCCGCGCCTCTTTCGCCGGCTCATCGATCTCCTGCGCGAGGACGAGGCCTACCGGGTCGAGGGAGGCGATCGGATCGCGCTGGCCGGCGGAGGCGCCCGGCAGGAGGACCTCGAGGCCCGGCAGGCGGCGATCCTCGCGTCCCTGGAGGAGGCCGGCCTGGCGCCGCCCCGCCTCGGCGAGCTCGCCGCCCGGCTGGACCTTCCCGAGGACCAGCTGGCGGCGGTACTCTCGCGGCTGACCGCCGAGGGAAAGCTGGTGCGCGTGCGGCGAGACCTCCACTTCGCGACGCGAGCCATCGAGGCCCTCGAGGAGGAGCTCGTCGCCCACCTCGACGAGCACGGGGAGATCACGACCGCCGAGTTCAAGGCCATGACCGGCACCACCCGCAAGCACGCCATCCCCCTGGCCGAGCACTTCGACAACGCGAAGGTCACCCTCCGCAAGGGCGAGGTCCGCGTGCGCCGGGGTCGGAGGCCGGGAGGAGACCCTTGA
- a CDS encoding CocE/NonD family hydrolase has product MHRHISVLVLTGLFFLLSAACGGGNATFSVRESVEQLHVTHAQPGTTLVLEQRGEEIARGTVDGLGSLVFREVPPGEKYRIRTEGVEPEERSDKLTVMSEAESLPEPAFYAGQVLQPGFNYLETRDGTLLSAYVNLPGPVEDGPYPTLVNYSGYSPSKPGEPIDPALEALCDDYPVLCDSPTYPSGIIGGMMGYATVGVNIRGTGCSGGAYDFFETLQRLDGYDVIETVAAQSWVKGNKVGMVGLSYPGISQLFTARERPPSLAAIAPLSVIGNTMTTLAAGGILNDGFAIMWADRVSDRARPYAQGWEQGMVDAGDTQCEENQLLHDQMIDAVEKAYENPYYTDEVGGPVNPSLFVDMIDVPVFTANAWQDEQTGPGFAVLLDRFTSSPYVRRTVYNGVHPDGYAPQILMEWKAFFDIYVAEEITQIDPFLRNFGPTLVAEIFGGPVPMPPDRFPAGTSLADARAEFEATDPVRVIFESGSGEQAAVGLPAGGFEVSFPEWPVPGIAPARYYFQADGSLASTAPAEAAAASTFTLDPAEGQEGILAAGSGIWDQLPVWDWKERGPANAVAWVSEALTEDTVMIGHASIDLFVKASGEDADLEVTLSEVRPDGEEMYVQNGWLRLSHRKLQPESTELVPVQSHKLEDVEPLAAGQWNEARIPLEAFAHVFRAGSRIRISVDTPGGSRADWRFNLLEWTTPPEVQIAHQAGEASSVLLPVVPGIAVPTALPACPSLRGQPCRTYAPYTNTAAP; this is encoded by the coding sequence ATGCACCGCCACATCTCCGTCCTCGTCCTGACCGGGCTCTTCTTCCTCCTCTCCGCGGCCTGCGGTGGGGGAAACGCCACCTTCTCCGTGCGCGAGAGCGTCGAGCAGCTCCACGTCACCCACGCGCAACCCGGCACCACCCTGGTGCTCGAGCAGCGCGGCGAGGAGATCGCCCGGGGCACCGTCGATGGCCTCGGCAGCCTGGTCTTCCGGGAGGTCCCGCCGGGCGAGAAGTACCGGATCCGCACCGAGGGGGTGGAGCCCGAGGAGCGCAGCGACAAGCTCACCGTGATGAGCGAGGCGGAGAGCCTCCCCGAGCCGGCCTTCTATGCCGGGCAGGTGCTCCAGCCCGGCTTCAACTACCTCGAGACCCGGGACGGCACTCTCCTCTCGGCCTACGTGAACCTCCCCGGCCCCGTCGAGGACGGCCCCTACCCCACTCTGGTGAACTACTCGGGCTACAGCCCCTCGAAGCCCGGCGAGCCCATCGACCCGGCCCTCGAGGCCCTCTGCGACGACTACCCCGTCCTCTGTGACTCCCCCACCTATCCGTCCGGGATCATCGGCGGGATGATGGGCTACGCCACCGTGGGCGTGAACATCCGCGGCACCGGCTGCAGCGGCGGCGCCTACGACTTCTTCGAGACCCTCCAGCGCCTCGACGGCTACGACGTGATCGAGACGGTGGCCGCGCAGAGCTGGGTCAAGGGCAACAAGGTCGGCATGGTCGGCCTCTCCTACCCGGGCATCTCCCAGCTCTTCACCGCCCGCGAGCGGCCGCCCTCCCTGGCGGCGATCGCGCCCCTCTCGGTGATCGGCAACACCATGACCACCCTCGCCGCCGGAGGGATCCTCAACGACGGCTTCGCCATCATGTGGGCCGACCGGGTCAGCGATCGCGCCCGCCCCTACGCCCAGGGCTGGGAGCAGGGCATGGTCGACGCCGGCGACACCCAGTGCGAGGAGAACCAGCTCCTCCACGATCAGATGATCGACGCGGTGGAGAAGGCCTACGAGAACCCCTACTACACCGACGAGGTGGGCGGCCCGGTGAACCCCTCCCTCTTCGTGGACATGATCGACGTGCCGGTCTTCACCGCCAACGCCTGGCAGGACGAGCAGACCGGGCCGGGCTTCGCGGTCCTCCTCGACCGCTTCACCAGCTCTCCCTACGTGCGGCGCACCGTCTACAACGGCGTCCACCCGGACGGCTACGCCCCCCAGATCCTGATGGAGTGGAAGGCCTTCTTCGACATCTACGTCGCCGAGGAGATCACCCAGATCGATCCCTTCCTGCGCAACTTCGGCCCCACCCTGGTGGCCGAGATCTTCGGCGGTCCGGTGCCGATGCCGCCGGATCGCTTCCCCGCGGGCACCTCCCTGGCCGATGCCCGGGCGGAGTTCGAGGCGACCGATCCGGTGCGGGTGATCTTCGAGTCGGGCTCCGGCGAGCAGGCCGCCGTCGGGCTCCCCGCCGGCGGCTTCGAGGTCTCCTTCCCCGAGTGGCCGGTGCCGGGCATCGCGCCGGCCCGCTACTACTTCCAGGCCGACGGCAGCCTCGCCTCGACCGCGCCGGCCGAGGCGGCGGCGGCCTCCACCTTCACCCTCGACCCGGCCGAGGGGCAGGAGGGGATCCTCGCGGCGGGCTCGGGCATCTGGGATCAGCTGCCCGTCTGGGACTGGAAGGAGCGGGGCCCGGCGAACGCGGTGGCCTGGGTGAGCGAGGCGCTCACCGAGGACACGGTGATGATCGGCCACGCCAGCATCGACCTCTTCGTGAAGGCCAGCGGCGAGGACGCGGACCTCGAGGTGACCCTCTCCGAGGTCCGCCCCGACGGCGAGGAGATGTACGTGCAGAACGGCTGGCTGCGCCTCTCCCACCGCAAGCTCCAGCCCGAGTCCACCGAGCTGGTCCCCGTGCAGTCCCACAAGCTGGAGGACGTGGAGCCCCTGGCGGCCGGGCAGTGGAACGAGGCCCGGATCCCTCTCGAGGCCTTCGCCCACGTCTTCCGGGCCGGCTCCCGGATCCGCATCAGCGTGGACACCCCCGGCGGCAGCCGGGCCGACTGGCGCTTCAACCTCCTCGAGTGGACGACCCCGCCCGAGGTGCAGATCGCCCACCAGGCCGGCGAGGCCTCGAGCGTGCTCCTGCCGGTGGTGCCGGGGATCGCGGTGCCGACCGCGCTGCCGGCCTGCCCGAGCCTGCGCGGTCAGCCCTGCCGGACCTACGCGCCCTACACCAACACGGCCGCGCCCTAG
- a CDS encoding DUF3160 domain-containing protein — protein MKHQSLSPMMAAFLLLLAPGCPGAEEGPSDPGQGVDLAPSAGQAAEAAALEQALAEVRGLDADAFLARYALERPGPLAYEPLDAQNLGIVQASALELDADELAVLSREGLVISERKHFPSFVYGYETLYAEDLPLFISADSILHAVHRSYDAILAAVEQASLIPELRALLEGMRAGLAGGAPAGLPAEAREDVDLYLAVAASLLEGDLKAPVAGARESEVKALFEAATAASGWERKRLFGLDRDLDFSQFTPRGHYTDSVELSRYFRAMMWLGRIDFRIIETQPDHSQLFRRRQLEAALGLNLLMESTGLSRWRRIDAAIRAFVGESDNMTPPQAEALMADLGVSALGELATLDDGAIAQAIVDGGYGTQRISSHIMINGLGEGTMPLSSTYLLFGQRYVVDSHVFSNVVYDRVKQGTVRRMMPDPLDAAFAALKNDQAGALLADELRTFDYAEDLASMRVLVEAHGTSFWEANLYNRWLGALRALSPGAEVKDPAAVGLPAVAASEAWGRRLLNTQLASWAELRHDTILYAKQSYTGGTSCEFPDAYVDPYPAFYGALVGLANHGAAMAESLDLSAAPWLQERIVGYFVDLEVVARTLRSMAEHQRTGQPFTAEQLAFVNQAVAIQWGCGDPAGLEGWYAGLYFDLAGAVKLDPTIADVHTQPTDEAGNPVGHVLHVATGQPRLMVVAVENCSGPRAYAGLASSYFEVITRDFERMDDLGWKDEINAGTPADVPWIQDLVVR, from the coding sequence ATGAAGCACCAGAGCCTGTCCCCGATGATGGCTGCCTTCCTGCTCCTCCTGGCCCCCGGCTGCCCCGGCGCCGAGGAGGGCCCGAGCGATCCGGGGCAGGGGGTCGACCTGGCCCCCTCCGCCGGACAGGCCGCCGAGGCCGCGGCCCTCGAGCAGGCCCTCGCCGAGGTGAGGGGCCTCGACGCCGACGCCTTCCTCGCCCGCTACGCCCTCGAGCGCCCCGGGCCGCTGGCCTACGAGCCCCTGGACGCCCAGAACCTGGGGATCGTCCAGGCCTCGGCCCTCGAGCTGGACGCCGACGAGCTCGCCGTCCTCTCCCGGGAGGGGCTGGTGATCTCCGAGCGCAAGCACTTCCCCAGCTTCGTCTACGGCTACGAGACCCTCTACGCCGAGGATCTCCCCCTCTTCATCTCGGCCGACTCGATCCTCCACGCGGTCCACCGCTCCTACGACGCGATCCTCGCGGCCGTCGAGCAGGCCTCCCTGATCCCCGAGCTGCGCGCGCTCCTCGAGGGCATGCGCGCGGGGCTGGCCGGGGGCGCGCCGGCGGGCCTGCCGGCCGAGGCCCGGGAGGACGTCGACCTCTACCTGGCCGTCGCCGCCAGCCTCCTGGAGGGCGACCTGAAGGCGCCGGTGGCCGGGGCGAGGGAGTCGGAGGTGAAGGCGCTCTTCGAGGCCGCGACGGCGGCCTCCGGCTGGGAGCGCAAGCGCCTCTTCGGCCTCGACCGCGACCTGGACTTCTCGCAGTTCACCCCGCGGGGTCACTACACCGACAGCGTGGAGCTCTCCCGCTACTTCCGGGCGATGATGTGGCTCGGGCGGATCGACTTCCGGATCATCGAGACCCAGCCGGACCACAGCCAGCTCTTCCGGCGCCGGCAGCTCGAGGCCGCCCTCGGCCTGAACCTCCTGATGGAGAGCACGGGGCTCTCGCGGTGGCGACGCATCGACGCCGCGATCCGGGCCTTCGTCGGCGAGTCGGACAACATGACCCCGCCCCAGGCCGAGGCGCTGATGGCCGACCTGGGGGTCTCGGCCCTGGGCGAGCTCGCCACCCTCGACGACGGCGCCATCGCCCAGGCCATCGTCGACGGGGGCTACGGCACCCAGCGGATCTCCAGTCACATCATGATCAACGGGCTGGGAGAGGGGACGATGCCCCTCTCCTCGACCTACCTCCTCTTCGGGCAGCGCTACGTGGTCGACTCCCACGTCTTCTCCAACGTCGTCTACGACCGGGTGAAGCAGGGCACGGTGAGGCGGATGATGCCGGACCCCCTCGACGCCGCCTTCGCGGCGCTGAAGAACGACCAGGCCGGCGCGCTCCTGGCGGACGAGCTGCGGACCTTCGACTACGCCGAGGATCTCGCGTCCATGCGAGTGCTGGTCGAGGCTCACGGTACCTCGTTCTGGGAGGCCAACCTCTACAACCGCTGGCTCGGCGCCCTGCGCGCGCTCTCTCCCGGCGCCGAGGTGAAGGATCCCGCGGCGGTGGGCCTCCCGGCGGTGGCCGCCAGCGAGGCCTGGGGGCGTCGCCTGCTGAACACCCAGCTCGCCTCCTGGGCCGAGCTGCGCCACGACACCATCCTCTACGCCAAGCAGTCCTACACCGGGGGCACCAGCTGTGAGTTCCCGGACGCCTACGTCGATCCCTACCCGGCCTTCTACGGGGCCCTCGTCGGCCTCGCGAACCACGGCGCGGCGATGGCCGAGTCCCTCGACCTCTCGGCCGCGCCCTGGCTGCAGGAGCGGATCGTGGGCTACTTCGTCGACCTGGAGGTCGTGGCCCGGACCCTCCGGTCCATGGCCGAGCACCAGCGGACGGGCCAGCCCTTCACCGCCGAGCAGCTGGCCTTCGTGAACCAGGCCGTGGCCATCCAGTGGGGCTGCGGAGATCCCGCCGGCCTCGAGGGCTGGTACGCCGGCCTCTACTTCGATCTGGCCGGGGCGGTGAAGCTCGACCCGACCATCGCCGACGTGCACACCCAGCCGACCGACGAGGCGGGCAACCCGGTGGGCCACGTCCTCCACGTCGCCACCGGCCAGCCCCGGCTGATGGTGGTCGCGGTCGAGAACTGCTCCGGTCCCCGGGCCTACGCCGGCCTGGCCTCGTCCTACTTCGAGGTGATCACCCGGGACTTCGAGCGGATGGACGACCTGGGCTGGAAGGACGAGATCAACGCCGGGACACCGGCGGACGTCCCGTGGATCCAGGACCTCGTGGTCCGCTAG
- a CDS encoding ATP-binding protein gives MSPFSRPSFEEILESLPDAVLVITEGCITWGNAASRSLLRRDALAGLPLREVLAEGEDEHLGRLTRFWEQGLGLEGTHRILFVDGAPGEPLPAEVRLASAPSAPGGTYILSVRDARHPARVEGILGELASTAGSWDARLDFDRLIDLSEPIFRTLGWTVLFFEGSPEGARTLRIMSDLPRELPIWNLLDGLQKGGPFTAEQVPLVAELLESGEACFLDDFPHRLTRLGGIGVPLEKAAEEAGMAYAAWVPLRAEGEPHRLVVVVARDLTEYDFLVVRLFAAQVANSLRIGRLQRELVHRERLAAVGEMSAVLAHEVRNPLGVIFNVVGGLRRRLSDEPTLLRLVEILAEESERLKILVGDLLDYSRPYTPELQPVDLPALIDATLAGLDAVDEEGLGERELVRDFPEHRVEAELDPELLRRALGNLFLNAFQHTAAGGRIELSLTVRGGDLHLRVRNDGPAIEEEHAPKIFRPFFTTRPRGTGLGLAVARRIAEDLRGELVLESNDPVCFRLSLPLKQR, from the coding sequence TTGAGCCCCTTCTCCCGCCCCTCCTTCGAGGAGATCCTCGAGAGCCTCCCCGACGCGGTGCTGGTGATCACCGAGGGGTGCATCACCTGGGGCAACGCGGCGTCGCGCTCGCTCCTTCGCCGTGACGCGCTGGCCGGCCTCCCCTTGCGGGAGGTGCTGGCCGAGGGAGAGGACGAGCACCTCGGGCGCCTGACCCGCTTCTGGGAGCAGGGGCTGGGGCTGGAGGGCACCCACCGGATCCTCTTCGTGGACGGGGCGCCGGGCGAGCCGCTCCCCGCCGAGGTGCGCCTGGCCTCGGCCCCCAGCGCGCCCGGCGGCACCTACATCCTCTCGGTCCGGGACGCCCGCCACCCCGCCCGGGTCGAGGGCATCCTCGGTGAGCTGGCCTCCACCGCCGGCAGCTGGGACGCCCGCCTCGACTTCGATCGGCTGATCGATCTCTCCGAGCCGATCTTCCGCACCCTGGGCTGGACGGTGCTCTTCTTCGAGGGCTCCCCCGAGGGCGCCCGGACCCTCCGGATCATGAGCGACCTGCCCCGGGAGCTGCCGATCTGGAACCTGCTGGACGGCCTGCAAAAGGGCGGGCCCTTCACGGCCGAGCAGGTGCCCCTGGTGGCCGAGCTGCTCGAGTCCGGCGAGGCCTGCTTCCTCGACGACTTCCCCCACCGGCTGACCCGCCTCGGGGGCATCGGCGTGCCCCTCGAGAAGGCCGCCGAGGAGGCGGGGATGGCCTACGCGGCCTGGGTCCCCCTGCGCGCCGAGGGCGAGCCGCACCGCCTGGTCGTGGTGGTCGCCCGCGACCTGACCGAGTACGACTTCCTGGTCGTCCGGCTCTTCGCGGCGCAGGTCGCCAACTCCCTGCGCATCGGCCGCCTCCAGCGGGAGCTGGTCCACCGGGAGCGCCTCGCCGCGGTGGGCGAGATGTCGGCGGTGCTCGCCCACGAGGTCCGCAACCCCCTCGGGGTGATCTTCAACGTCGTCGGCGGTCTGCGGCGGAGGCTCAGCGACGAGCCCACCCTCCTGCGCCTGGTGGAGATCCTCGCCGAGGAGAGCGAGCGCCTGAAGATCCTGGTGGGAGACCTGCTCGACTACTCCCGCCCCTACACCCCCGAGCTGCAGCCCGTGGACCTGCCCGCGCTGATCGACGCCACCCTGGCCGGCCTCGACGCCGTCGACGAGGAGGGCCTCGGGGAGCGCGAGCTCGTCCGCGACTTCCCCGAGCACCGGGTCGAGGCCGAGCTGGATCCCGAGCTGCTGCGCCGGGCGCTGGGCAACCTCTTCCTCAACGCCTTCCAGCACACCGCGGCGGGGGGGCGCATCGAGCTCTCCCTCACCGTCCGCGGCGGCGACCTCCACCTGCGGGTGCGCAACGACGGACCGGCCATCGAGGAGGAGCACGCCCCCAAGATCTTCCGGCCCTTCTTCACCACCCGGCCCCGGGGGACCGGCCTGGGTCTGGCCGTGGCCCGCCGGATCGCCGAGGATCTGCGCGGGGAGCTGGTGCTGGAGTCGAACGACCCGGTGTGCTTCCGGCTCTCTCTCCCGCTGAAGCAGAGGTGA
- a CDS encoding sigma-54 dependent transcriptional regulator yields MANRSNILVVDDQVNMRATTALMLESAGYAVIEAESGAAALEVLQEKTVDVVITDLRMAPMTGIELVEKVKEVSSTIQVIVMTAYGSVDSAVDAMRRGATDYLQKPFSEEELLLRVQRAVEQRRLIAEVGVLADEFRARYKVENIIGRSPALRELLARVVRVAPSQATVLITGESGTGKELIARAIHANSRRSDRPFVPVNCAAINEQLLESELFGHVRGSFTGANATRRGLFEEAEGGTFFFDEIAETSMNFQAKLLRTIQEGEIRRVGENAAIQVDARIIAATNVDLPKAIEAKEFREDLYYRLAVVPIRVPPLRERSEDIPLLAEHFLARYNKINRTALKWHRSALERLMEQDLPGNVRQLENLVEQAAALSTSEVINADDLASSTRERPVSPTLAIRDEGGRLRSLADVVATAEAEAIQAALAVHRGNLEKAATTLGVSHTTLWRKMRKLGIERS; encoded by the coding sequence ATGGCGAACCGCTCGAACATCCTGGTGGTCGATGACCAGGTCAACATGCGCGCCACCACGGCGCTCATGCTCGAGTCGGCCGGCTACGCCGTGATCGAGGCCGAGAGCGGCGCGGCCGCCCTCGAGGTCCTGCAGGAGAAGACGGTGGACGTGGTGATCACCGACCTGCGGATGGCGCCGATGACCGGCATCGAGCTGGTGGAGAAGGTCAAGGAGGTCTCCTCCACCATCCAGGTCATCGTGATGACGGCCTACGGCTCGGTGGACAGCGCGGTGGACGCCATGCGGCGCGGCGCCACCGACTACCTCCAGAAGCCCTTCTCGGAGGAGGAGCTCCTGCTGCGGGTGCAGCGCGCCGTGGAGCAGCGGCGCCTGATCGCCGAGGTCGGGGTCCTCGCCGACGAGTTCCGGGCCCGCTACAAGGTCGAGAACATCATCGGCCGCAGCCCGGCCCTGCGGGAGCTCCTGGCGCGGGTGGTGCGGGTCGCCCCCAGCCAGGCGACGGTGCTGATCACCGGCGAGTCGGGCACCGGCAAGGAGCTCATCGCCCGGGCCATCCACGCCAACTCCCGGCGCTCGGACCGCCCCTTCGTCCCGGTGAACTGCGCGGCCATCAACGAGCAGCTCCTGGAGAGCGAGCTCTTCGGTCACGTGCGCGGCTCCTTCACCGGCGCGAACGCGACCCGGCGGGGGCTCTTCGAGGAGGCCGAGGGCGGCACCTTCTTCTTCGACGAGATCGCCGAGACCTCGATGAACTTCCAGGCCAAGCTCCTGCGGACCATCCAGGAGGGGGAGATCCGGCGGGTCGGTGAGAACGCCGCCATCCAGGTCGACGCCCGGATCATCGCCGCCACCAACGTCGATCTCCCCAAGGCGATCGAGGCCAAGGAGTTCCGCGAGGACCTCTACTACCGCCTGGCCGTGGTCCCGATCCGGGTCCCTCCCCTGCGAGAGCGCAGCGAGGACATCCCCCTGCTCGCCGAGCACTTCCTCGCCCGCTACAACAAGATCAACCGCACGGCGCTGAAGTGGCACCGCAGCGCCCTCGAGCGCCTGATGGAGCAGGACTTACCGGGCAACGTCCGCCAGCTCGAGAACCTGGTCGAGCAGGCCGCCGCGCTCTCGACCTCCGAGGTGATCAACGCGGACGATCTGGCCTCGAGCACCCGGGAGCGCCCGGTCAGCCCCACCCTGGCGATCCGGGACGAGGGCGGGCGCCTGCGCTCGCTCGCCGACGTCGTGGCGACCGCCGAGGCGGAGGCCATCCAGGCGGCGCTCGCGGTGCACCGCGGCAACCTGGAGAAGGCCGCGACGACCCTCGGCGTCTCGCACACGACGCTTTGGCGTAAGATGAGGAAGCTGGGCATCGAGCGCAGCTAG